In Edaphobacter aggregans, the sequence CTTTCAATAGAACCGGCGACTTTAAATCTTCCGGTGCCATCCATCCGTGGATTTGCATCCAGTTCGCTACCAGTGTCGGGTAGATGGCCAGTTCCGGTGCGCGGGTCAATCCCTGCGCCATGCCTGCGCCGTGCGATCCGCGTTCGAAGATATGGAGCTCAGCCGGCACCCCCGCCCGATTCAAAGCGTTATAGAAGGCCGTTGAATTCATCGCGTTTACCGTTTCATCTCCCGTGGTCGCAAAAAGGAAGCATGGCGGAGTGTCTTTCGTCACCCGGCGCTCGACCGATACAGTATCGAGCATCGCCTGCGTCGGATGCGCCCCGATCAGACCCTCCAGACTCGTCTTGCGCGGAATCGTCGGGTCCAGACTCAGCCGGGCATAGGAAAGAATCGCAAAGTCCGGCCGGCTGCTCACTCTTTCGATCGGGTCAGGAGAGTTGGTGTTGCCGTCGTCATTTGTCGTCGCCAGGTAGGCCGCCAGATGTCCGCCAGCCGAGAATCCCCACAGGCCAATCTTGTCTTTCGCGATTCCCATCTCCATCGCATGGCTTCGCACGTACCGAATCGCCCGGGCTGCATCCAGCATCGGGGAAGGGAAACCGTACCTCGGTCCCAGCCGGTACTCCAGCACGAATGCCGTGACGCCATGCTCGTTGAGCCACCGCGCTTCGTCGCCGCCTTCCTTCTCCATCGACAGATTTCTGTACCCGCCTCCGGGCATCACGATTACCGCCGAGCGCACCCCAGCCCCTGTCGCTGGATACACATACAGCTTCGGGACATCGGCCTCACCCTTGCCCAGCGCGCCGGGAGCGCCGTTTGGCCAAAGCACCACCGTTCGTTCGGATCCCTTCGGCGTCTTCACGGCGGGGACAGGCGCAGCCGCAACCGGCAGCACATGATTGGCGCCAAAAAGCCAAAGGCAAAGGCAGCCAAGCCCTGCAATCGAGACAAACGTTAGTTTCATTGTGCCGTCAGCATAACCCCTACTACGCTATACAGAAATGAAAAAATCACATGTCCGAGCAAAACTGGTCGGGCATAATTGGTAGCGGCTGAAACACACCATCGCCAAAGGCGTCTAACCTCACATGAAGTCCCTCCTGCTCGCCTGTCTCTTTGGGTCGCTTGCAACCGCCCTTCTCGGCCAGTCGCAATCTGCTGTTCCGCCCCAATCCGCCTCGGATCAGACCCCCGCCTCAACCGCTCCTACCATCGCCGTCGATGCCCGCCTCGTCAATCTGCCTGTCGTCGTCCGCGACAAGAAGGGCGCGCTGGTCCAGAACCTCACCAAAGACGACTTCACCCTCCAGGTCGACGGCCACCCCCAGACCATCCGCTACTTCGACATCGACAAAAACCTCCCTATGACTCTCGGCCTGCTCGTTGATACGAGCCTCAGCCAGCGCGACGTCATCGATGAAGAGCGTACTGCCAGCAGCGCCTTCCTTGACCAGATGCTCACCACGCCAAAAGATCAGGCCTTTGTCATCCAGTTCGCCCGCCAGGTCGAGCTCCTCCAGGACCTTACCTCATCCCGCCCCAAGCTCCAGGCTGCACTCAAAGACATCGACACACCGAGCGCCAATAGTGGCTCTTCGGGCGATCCAAATGACTCCGGCACAGACTCGGAAGGCCGCCGCAGACGCACCGGTGGAACCGCCCTCTACGACGCCGCCTTCCTCGCCTCCGACGAACTGATGAGCAAGCAGAAAGGCCGCAAAGCTCTCATCATCCTCTCCGATGGCGTCGACAACGGCAGCAAGGAGACCCTGACCAAGGCCCTTGAAGCTACCCAGCGCGCCGACACCATCATCTACGCTATCTACTTCAAGGGGCAGGAACATGGGGGCTTTGGCAATCCCTCGCATGGCGGCGGCTTTCCCGGTGGCCGTGGCGGCGGTTATCCCGGCGGAGGCTACCCCGGCGGCCGCGGCGGCGGGTACCCCGGTGGAGGTTATCCGGGAGGGGGCGGTAGCGGCCGCGGCGGTGGCGGCGGTCAGGGCAGCCACATCGACGGCAAGAAGGTTCTGCAGCAAATGGCCGACGAGACCGGTGGCCGTCTCTTTGAGGTCAGCAAGAAGCAGAACGTTGCCCAGATCTACAACCAGATCGCCGAAGAGCTTCGCGCCCAGTACCGTCTCGGCTACACGCCTGACCAGGCTGCGGCCGCCGACGGATATCACCAGCTCGAGCTAACCACTCATCGCAAAGACCTTATCGTCCAGACCCGCGACGGATACTACACCGGCAAGTAGCCACGAAACTCGCCATAAGGCAGCCCTAACCGTCGCAGACACCATCTTTGCGTCCGGCACTGCCCTTCATGCATCATTTCTATTGGGGGGAGCTCTCTTTTGGAGCGCCCAGGAAGGCCCCGCACTCTCATGTTCTCCATCTCTCGCAACATCCTCGCAGGCGCTGTGCTTATCCTCACCATGGTGCCCCTCTCGCATGCCCAGAACGTCCCCTTCGTCAAAAAGCATCTCTATTCCGAGACTGCCAATCCCACTGCCGACATCGCTGCTGCCCTCAAGCAGGCGCGAGCCGAACACAAGCGCGTCATCCTCGACTTTGGCGGAGACTGGTGCGGCGACTGCCAGGTCCTCGACATCTACATGCACCAAAGCCCCAACGCTGAGCTCCTCGCGAAGCACTTCATCGTCGTCCACGTCGACATCGGCCAGATGGACCACAACGTCGCCGTCGCCGAGAAATACAAGGTACCGATCAAAAAGGGCGTACCTGCTCTCGCCGTCCTCGACGCCCACGGCAACCTCCTCTATTCGCAGGCGAACAAAGAGTTCGAGAACATGCGCAATATGCGGTCCGAAGACGTCACCGCCTTCCTCAACAAATGGAAGGCTCATCCAGCTCCTACGCCGAAAGCTTAACCGTCTGCCGCGCGAGCCTGTATCCTTACGGGCAAGTGAGACGATTCCTTCGCATCCCGGTCATCCTCCAACGTGCGGTTCTTCGCGCGGTAGACCACGACTGTTTCAACCTCTCACAGTCGGCAGCCTACTCCGCCATGGTCGCACTCTTCCCGGCCCTCATCGTGGCTGCAACGATCATTGCGCTTCTACCTGACACGGCACCCGTCCGCTCTCAACTTGGCGCTTTCTTCAACCGCATCATCCCGCCTTACGTCATACCAATCCTTCAGAGCTACTTCGATCCCACACCGCCCCATCACCCTAGTTCTTCGCATCTCCTCGTACCCGCCCTGGTTGTCTCAATCACCGGAGCGTCCAGCGTCATCGCAACCTTTATGGAAGGTATCCGCCGGGCCAATCGTCTCCCCGCGGACTGCTGGACCTTTATCGGACGCCGAGTCCGCGCCTTTGCTCTAGTCCCGCTCTCGCTCGTCCCTCTTGCCATCGCCAGCTCACTCGTCGTCTTCGGCCATTTCATCACGACCTGGATCGCCCTGCACGTCATGCCCTCGGTCCGTACCCCCGTCTTCATCGTCGCGCTGATCATCCGCTGGACAGTTGCCCTCGCCGGCAGCGTCTGCCTCATCGCCCTCATCTACAACATGGGCACCCCTCTGCGGCAACCCTGGCGCAAAGTCCTTCCAGGAGCCTTCATCGCGACTGTCATGTGGTTCGTTGCCACCCTCACCTTCGGCTGGTACGTCACCCGTTTTGCGAACTATACCCGAGTCTACGGTTCCCTCGGCGCGGCCATCGCTCTTCTCTTCTGGCTCGACATCATCTCCCTCTGTGTCATCTGCGGGGCCGAGTTCAATCACGAGTACAACGCCCACTTTTCGCCCACTATTCACACCCATTCAAACGCTTAAAAGCCACACACACCATTTCACGGGTAAAATTGCCAACGGCACCTAAACTCACGGTCATACCATCCGGTTCAACCCGTGGTGGTGGGAAAGATAGCGAACAAGCGATCTCATGAATACTTTTTTGAATAATGCCTCTCCTGCTACATCAGAGCGCACACGTCGCGCTAAGATCGTCGGCACCCTCGGCCCTGCTTGTAGCTCCATCGAGGTCTTCCGCCAACTTGTTCGCGCCGGTCTGGACGTAGCTCGCCTCAACTTTTCCCATGGCAGCCACGCCCAGAAGGCCGAGCTCATCCGCATGGTCCGCACCGTAGCGAAAGATGAAGGCAAGCCCATCTGCATCCTCGCCGACCTGCAGGGCCCCAAGATTCGCACCGGCAAGCTCAAGGGACACAAGCCAGTCCAACTCGTCGCAGGTAAGCTCCTCACCATCACTCCACGCGAGATCGAAGGCACCGCCTCTCTCGTCGGCACCACCTTCAAGACACTCGCCGAAAACCTCGAGCCCGGCTCCCGCATCTTGCTCTCCGACGGCCTCATCGAACTCCACGTCGACCACGTCAAAGGCGCCGATGTCGTCTGCCAGATCATCAACGGCGGCATGCTGGGCGAGAACAAAGGCATCAATCTCCCCGGCATCCCCGTCAAGGTCCCCTCACTCACCGAGAAGGATGAAGAAGATCTCGTCTTCGCCATCGGCCAGGGCGTCGACACCATCGCCGTCTCCTTCGTCCGCACCGCCGACGACATCCGCCACGTCAAGAACCGCCTCGCCGCGCTCAACTCCGACGCCTGGATCATCGCCAAGCTCGAGAAGCCCCAGGCCATCGAACATCTCGACAGCATCCTCGAAGTCACCGACGCCATCATGGTTGCTCGCGGCGATCTAGGCGTCGAGGTTCC encodes:
- a CDS encoding thioredoxin family protein, producing MFSISRNILAGAVLILTMVPLSHAQNVPFVKKHLYSETANPTADIAAALKQARAEHKRVILDFGGDWCGDCQVLDIYMHQSPNAELLAKHFIVVHVDIGQMDHNVAVAEKYKVPIKKGVPALAVLDAHGNLLYSQANKEFENMRNMRSEDVTAFLNKWKAHPAPTPKA
- a CDS encoding YihY/virulence factor BrkB family protein, coding for MRRFLRIPVILQRAVLRAVDHDCFNLSQSAAYSAMVALFPALIVAATIIALLPDTAPVRSQLGAFFNRIIPPYVIPILQSYFDPTPPHHPSSSHLLVPALVVSITGASSVIATFMEGIRRANRLPADCWTFIGRRVRAFALVPLSLVPLAIASSLVVFGHFITTWIALHVMPSVRTPVFIVALIIRWTVALAGSVCLIALIYNMGTPLRQPWRKVLPGAFIATVMWFVATLTFGWYVTRFANYTRVYGSLGAAIALLFWLDIISLCVICGAEFNHEYNAHFSPTIHTHSNA
- the pyk gene encoding pyruvate kinase, whose translation is MNTFLNNASPATSERTRRAKIVGTLGPACSSIEVFRQLVRAGLDVARLNFSHGSHAQKAELIRMVRTVAKDEGKPICILADLQGPKIRTGKLKGHKPVQLVAGKLLTITPREIEGTASLVGTTFKTLAENLEPGSRILLSDGLIELHVDHVKGADVVCQIINGGMLGENKGINLPGIPVKVPSLTEKDEEDLVFAIGQGVDTIAVSFVRTADDIRHVKNRLAALNSDAWIIAKLEKPQAIEHLDSILEVTDAIMVARGDLGVEVPPEKVPAIQKHIIRRAAEYRKPVITATQMLESMIENPRPTRAEASDVANAIYDGTDSVMLSAETAAGKYPVEAVTMMAKIVAETEQQIRLDPPASLAHHPSVRLSIAETICECMAHAADDLDVAAIAIFTETGSTARLLSKYHPDPPIIALSPFEAVINRSMLLWGTYPILCDRFQDTDMLVNMAEDLLEAHGHVQQRQIVGIVAGTRTKSGATNFMRLHMVGDRDTDPPTPKPKAKKKVAKAKKR
- a CDS encoding alpha/beta hydrolase yields the protein MKLTFVSIAGLGCLCLWLFGANHVLPVAAAPVPAVKTPKGSERTVVLWPNGAPGALGKGEADVPKLYVYPATGAGVRSAVIVMPGGGYRNLSMEKEGGDEARWLNEHGVTAFVLEYRLGPRYGFPSPMLDAARAIRYVRSHAMEMGIAKDKIGLWGFSAGGHLAAYLATTNDDGNTNSPDPIERVSSRPDFAILSYARLSLDPTIPRKTSLEGLIGAHPTQAMLDTVSVERRVTKDTPPCFLFATTGDETVNAMNSTAFYNALNRAGVPAELHIFERGSHGAGMAQGLTRAPELAIYPTLVANWMQIHGWMAPEDLKSPVLLKGK
- a CDS encoding VWA domain-containing protein produces the protein MKSLLLACLFGSLATALLGQSQSAVPPQSASDQTPASTAPTIAVDARLVNLPVVVRDKKGALVQNLTKDDFTLQVDGHPQTIRYFDIDKNLPMTLGLLVDTSLSQRDVIDEERTASSAFLDQMLTTPKDQAFVIQFARQVELLQDLTSSRPKLQAALKDIDTPSANSGSSGDPNDSGTDSEGRRRRTGGTALYDAAFLASDELMSKQKGRKALIILSDGVDNGSKETLTKALEATQRADTIIYAIYFKGQEHGGFGNPSHGGGFPGGRGGGYPGGGYPGGRGGGYPGGGYPGGGGSGRGGGGGQGSHIDGKKVLQQMADETGGRLFEVSKKQNVAQIYNQIAEELRAQYRLGYTPDQAAAADGYHQLELTTHRKDLIVQTRDGYYTGK